From Juglans regia cultivar Chandler chromosome 8, Walnut 2.0, whole genome shotgun sequence, the proteins below share one genomic window:
- the LOC108982373 gene encoding uncharacterized protein LOC108982373 has protein sequence MAFATSCCLHLPPAAATPPSKPSLTPKANHQVACRKKNEESWRNRCIIGMASMIIGLEISSNLTIIDETHFANNIAKENTSTLQLAVDSNGQQVTRWSDKRSCPAWRENSLETIMPENLPRPSVRRRWEAVGYDSKTAPPVKVIIKTTTRSNYCFSL, from the exons atggcCTTTGCAACCAGTTGCTGCCTCCATCTCCCTCCTGCAGCAGCAACCCCTCCTTCAAAACCTTCTCTCACTCCAAAAGCAAATCATCAAGTTGCATGCAG gaagaagaatgaagaatcaTGGAGAAATCGATGCATTATAGGCATGGCTTCCATGATAATTGGATTGGAAATAAGCAGCAACTTAACGATCATTGACGAAACCCATTTTGCCAATAATATTGCCAAAGAAAACACGTCGACCTTGCAGCTCGCAGTAGACTCGAACGGTCAGCAAGTCACGAGATGGAGCGATAAACGAAGTTGCCCCGCTTGGCGAGAGAATTCCCTGGAGACCATCATGCCGGAGAACCTCCCCAGGCCGTCAGTTCGCAGGAGATGGGAGGCTGTTGGGTATGATTCGAAGACTGCCCCGCCGGTTAAAGTGATCATCAAAACTACTACTAGAAGCAACTATTGCTTTTCTctgtaa